A window of the Gossypium hirsutum isolate 1008001.06 chromosome A05, Gossypium_hirsutum_v2.1, whole genome shotgun sequence genome harbors these coding sequences:
- the LOC107960855 gene encoding cyclin-dependent protein kinase inhibitor SMR9, with the protein MAPSSRRGKTTRNASKPRRSKYTKKLVKPSINIQTSTSATLEDSASKIDDRFALDHNIEGDGDVSTTSPCSTPKAQRYRIPEIHTCPPAPKKRRSVPSNCSLQRTPPIAFFASPDLELFFFFAFRDISV; encoded by the coding sequence ATGGCACCCAGCAGCAGAAGAGGCAAAACAACAAGAAACGCAAGCAAGCCCAGAAGAAGTAAATACACGAAGAAGCTCGTAAAGCCGAGCATCAACATTCAAACGTCCACATCAGCAACGTTGGAAGATTCGGCTTCCAAGATTGATGATAGATTTGCATTGGATCATAATATTGAAGGAGATGGTGATGTCTCTACTACAAGTCCATGCTCTACACCAAAGGCTCAAAGGTATCGAATACCGGAAATCCATACATGCCCTCCAGCACCAAAGAAGCGAAGATCAGTTCCGTCAAATTGCTCCTTACAAAGAACTCCTCCTATTGCTTTCTTTGCTTCTCCAGATTTAgagctcttcttcttctttgcatTTAGAGATATTTCAGTCTGA